The DNA sequence TGGTGCTTTCCAATTGTTGATAGCGGAAAGCACTGCTCAAAACGGCAGAAAGCGCGCCGGCAATGGCTTCCATCGCCATTTTGTCTTCTTCGGTGAAGGCATATTTGCGCGCCCGCTCGATGTTGATGAAACCGACCACCGTGCCCCCGCCTTCGTGGGAAAACAGCGGCACGCACAGTTCCGAGCCAGCCTCAAAGCCGGGGACAGAGCGATAAAGCGGCTCGGCCTCGGTATCTACCACCAGCCGGCTGCGCCCGCTTTTCAACACATGGGCAATGACCCCGTCCGGGGGCCACGTAGCCGCCTCGGCAGCAGGTGCAAACTGTTCGGCCTTCACCCCTGCCACGCCGTAGAACAAGGGGCGTTTCAGTTGTTCATCGGCTACGACGACCATCGCGATTTCATAGCCGAAATAAGCCGCAATCCGGCGCGCTGCCACCTCGACCACCTGCTGGGCATCCAGCAGCCCAATCACCTCTTTGATCACCTGGTGCACCAGTTCCATCCGCTGGGCGCGCGCCGCCGTTTCTTCCCGCAAGCGCAACACTTCCAGCATCAGCGCCAAATGCCCGGCCACGGCCATCAACAGGCGCTGGTCTTCTTCGGTAAACGCATCCGGTCGGGTGCTTTCCAGGTTCAACACCCCAATCACCCCGGTTTTGCTCTTCAACGGCACACATAGTTCTGAGCAAATATCCTCAGAAAAAGGGAAATAAGGCGTCACCTGGTGCACATCCCCCACACGCACGGCCTGGCCGGTTTGCAGCGTATGCCCACACAGCGAAGCGTCAATCGGCACGGGGGCCGGAAGGGGCCCCGCCGGGCACATGCCGACCGGCTCTAACACGCCATCGGCTGTGGGAAGCATGACCATGGCGACATCGGCCTGCAACACCCGCCGCAAATAGCGAGTCGCGCTCTGAACAGCCTCTTCGACATCGTCGCTGGAAAGCATGGCCAGCAAGACATCGTTCAACACCGCCTTGCGTCGCAAGTGCTCCGTGGTCTGCTCAAAAGCCAACGCCTGTTCCAACAGCCACACGACGCGGTGCGCGAAGGTCGTCAATGTCCTCTCCAGCGCGGGCGACAGCGAAGCCTGGGGCTTCAGCCTGATGCCCAGGAAGCCAATCAGCCGCCGCCCCTGCCGCAAAGGGATGCCAACCCACAGCCCTCCAACAAGCTGCGGCCCCTGCGGCCACGGCTCGTCCTCCAGGACCACCAGACTGCCTTCTCTCAAAGGCTCTAACACAGAAAGGTGTTCACACGTCGTGCTCTGGGGAACCCACTTTTCTAACAGCGCCCCATCCGCGGCCAGCACGCGCCAACTGCGCCCTTCCAGCACCGCGAGATAAGCATACAAAGAAGGGGCTTTTTCGCGCGCTGTTTCGACAACCGCCTCCGCCACCTGCGCCACCTGGCCTTTGCTTTCCGAAAGCCGGCTGATGAACTGCTCACAAATGGGCTCTGCCGCGTCGGGAGAAGCCTTCTCAGGCGCGCCCAACGCCACCACGCGCCACATCTGTCGCGCCGCGGCATCCAGGGCTTCCGCGCCCACGAGCAAAACTCCCCGCTGCTCCAAAGGGAAGGCGTGTATGCGCGGCCCCAACACATCCACATCGCCCTTGAGCACGGCGCGGCTGCGCCTTCTCCCCTGCACCAGGGCGCCGCTTAGCCAGGCGCGCCACCGCTCGGTTTCCAGGTAAGGCGTCAAAACCGCCCGGCGCTGCGCTGTGAGCCCCCACGCGACCTCGATCTGCCACTGCCCCCTTG is a window from the Chloroflexota bacterium genome containing:
- a CDS encoding GAF domain-containing sensor histidine kinase, which codes for MDAKGRFREQLRRVGRLTAAKWAAWVVPSRGQWQIEVAWGLTAQRRAVLTPYLETERWRAWLSGALVQGRRRSRAVLKGDVDVLGPRIHAFPLEQRGVLLVGAEALDAAARQMWRVVALGAPEKASPDAAEPICEQFISRLSESKGQVAQVAEAVVETAREKAPSLYAYLAVLEGRSWRVLAADGALLEKWVPQSTTCEHLSVLEPLREGSLVVLEDEPWPQGPQLVGGLWVGIPLRQGRRLIGFLGIRLKPQASLSPALERTLTTFAHRVVWLLEQALAFEQTTEHLRRKAVLNDVLLAMLSSDDVEEAVQSATRYLRRVLQADVAMVMLPTADGVLEPVGMCPAGPLPAPVPIDASLCGHTLQTGQAVRVGDVHQVTPYFPFSEDICSELCVPLKSKTGVIGVLNLESTRPDAFTEEDQRLLMAVAGHLALMLEVLRLREETAARAQRMELVHQVIKEVIGLLDAQQVVEVAARRIAAYFGYEIAMVVVADEQLKRPLFYGVAGVKAEQFAPAAEAATWPPDGVIAHVLKSGRSRLVVDTEAEPLYRSVPGFEAGSELCVPLFSHEGGGTVVGFINIERARKYAFTEEDKMAMEAIAGALSAVLSSAFRYQQLESTIRHLEATRQTALDIISDLEMETLLQRIVKRVKHLLRVRGVEIGLVDREKGELRIAAAETPQGECDHVSMPLGRGIGGWVAVRGQTLVVDDYARWSGREEGQNTGVFRAAASVPLKFADEVLGVLTVYDDDPARQFAPDEVRLLEALAPQIAVALRNARLYRELSDQMARQRRAEEELMKAGRLAAMGETAISIAHKLNAPLTTVLGFAELLLEDAPPESAAREDLRIILREARRARDAVQELLDFARYPEPYQIVADANTLLKETLSLVSQYMASRGVALHLSLQDDLPFVVVDPGEVKYVFLNLIHTLLQTMPHGGRLYITTSVEEDDTGRWVVVRVADTGEAIKPEQMEKLFEPFYVAPKDRQGRRTAMSYGVVQEDRSTFTVGDAEREPLGNVFAVYLPAM